A stretch of Flexivirga aerilata DNA encodes these proteins:
- a CDS encoding UvrD-helicase domain-containing protein, producing MSTDTGRTSAETAFDIRSPLPTGTTVLEASAGTGKTWTIAALVTRYVAEGVHTLDELLVVTFGRAASQELRERVREQLVAAREALDDPEHAGDDPLTTLLLDATPQERVARAGRLREALASFDEATIATIHQFCQRVLDGLGIAGDTDADAQLVDDLDDLLVEVVDDLYVRGFAGRPGTPEFGYREALHIARTVVGDPEAVLLPADAEPGSVAARRVGFATAVRAEMARRKRRLGLLSYDDLLSGLAGALRAPDAPARDRMRRQWKVVLIDEFQDTDPVQWEVFDRAFNGHATMVLIGDPKQAIYAFRGGDVVTYLQAAGTAGVRHTLATNWRSDRPLVDAVGALLGGSALGDPQIRVHDVRAHREASRLAGAPVAHPFRLRIVDTAQVGTGLSRDGDTVLVDALRPFLARDAARDIARLLTSGATYDEGSGPRPLRPSDVAVLAATNAQLAMVQEELRAVGIPAVVSGAGSVFHTPAARAWRTLLEAMDQPHRSGLVRAAALTPFFGVGATELDERGDELTDEIATTLRVWSAIYGKRGIAAVFEAAGARGLPARVLGLVGGERELTDLRHVAEALHAAGLEGTRGLPGLIGWLHEQSQQDRPASGDARARRLDSDAQAVQLSTIHGSKGLEYPVVYLPFAGDRSVPRKLSVPLLHQPAAGGPSSPVRSLDVGGEDAALESLARAEDAGESLRLFYVAVTRAKSQVVAWWPRGSTVTASALHRLLLDRQPAQRDPDGRVDDVVALPDSAHMRQVLDAWALAGGPRWELADDLVEERLRLPVESTELTVRDFTREIDTEWRRTSYSALSRAIDDVPLVEGVGSEPEVDVLADEPEIVLPDRGGQAVPGADLPSPMADLPVGATFGSLVHAVLELADPEAADLRAEVAARVREQLIRWPVDLDQSALVEAILPVYDTPLGPLAHGETLRTIGRNRLAELDFEIPLVGGDDRDRLAERVTLGEIAAILRRHLPPGDPLLPYADLLDHEVVGGQVLRGYLTGSIDVVLRFGDRYLVADYKTNWLGPADQPLLLGAYGPDQLAGAMGHSDYPLQALLYAVVLHRYLRWRLPGYTPEHHLGGVLYLYLRGMAGEATPIINGQPTGVFSWRPPTALVTAISDLLDGRSEDRG from the coding sequence ATGAGCACCGACACCGGCCGGACGAGCGCCGAGACCGCCTTCGACATACGCAGTCCGCTGCCCACCGGCACCACAGTGCTCGAGGCGAGTGCCGGCACCGGCAAGACGTGGACGATCGCGGCGCTCGTCACCCGTTATGTCGCCGAGGGCGTGCACACCCTCGACGAGTTGCTCGTGGTCACCTTCGGTCGCGCCGCGTCGCAGGAGCTGCGCGAGCGGGTGCGTGAGCAACTCGTCGCCGCCCGCGAGGCGCTCGACGACCCGGAGCACGCCGGCGACGACCCGCTGACCACACTGCTGCTCGACGCGACACCGCAGGAGAGGGTGGCCCGTGCCGGGCGGCTGCGGGAGGCGCTCGCGTCCTTCGACGAGGCGACGATCGCGACGATCCACCAGTTCTGCCAGCGCGTGCTGGACGGCCTCGGCATCGCGGGCGACACCGACGCCGACGCCCAACTCGTCGACGACCTGGACGACCTGCTCGTCGAGGTCGTCGACGACCTCTACGTGCGCGGTTTCGCCGGACGGCCCGGCACGCCCGAGTTCGGCTACCGCGAGGCGTTGCACATCGCCCGCACGGTCGTCGGCGATCCGGAGGCGGTGCTGCTGCCCGCCGACGCGGAGCCGGGCAGCGTCGCCGCCCGGCGGGTCGGCTTCGCGACCGCCGTACGTGCCGAAATGGCGCGCCGCAAAAGGCGATTGGGCCTGCTCAGCTATGACGACCTGCTCAGCGGACTGGCCGGGGCGCTGCGTGCGCCGGACGCGCCCGCGCGCGACCGGATGCGCCGGCAGTGGAAGGTCGTGCTGATCGACGAATTCCAGGACACCGACCCGGTGCAGTGGGAGGTGTTCGACCGGGCGTTCAACGGCCACGCGACGATGGTGCTGATCGGCGACCCGAAGCAGGCGATCTACGCCTTCCGCGGCGGCGACGTCGTCACCTATCTGCAGGCCGCCGGCACCGCAGGCGTGCGACACACCCTCGCCACCAACTGGCGCTCCGACCGGCCGTTGGTCGACGCCGTCGGCGCCCTGCTCGGCGGCAGCGCCCTCGGCGACCCGCAGATCCGGGTGCACGACGTGCGCGCCCACCGGGAGGCGAGCCGGCTCGCCGGAGCACCCGTCGCCCACCCTTTCCGCCTGCGCATCGTCGACACGGCGCAGGTCGGCACCGGACTCAGCCGGGACGGCGACACCGTGCTGGTCGACGCGTTACGCCCGTTCCTCGCCCGCGACGCCGCGCGCGACATCGCCCGGCTGCTCACCTCCGGCGCGACGTATGACGAGGGCTCCGGCCCGCGGCCGCTCCGCCCGAGCGACGTCGCCGTGCTCGCCGCCACCAACGCCCAGCTCGCGATGGTGCAGGAGGAGCTGCGCGCGGTCGGCATACCCGCGGTCGTGAGTGGTGCCGGGAGCGTCTTCCACACCCCCGCGGCGCGCGCCTGGCGCACGCTGCTGGAAGCCATGGACCAGCCGCACCGGTCGGGCCTGGTGCGGGCGGCCGCGTTGACGCCGTTCTTCGGAGTGGGCGCCACCGAGCTCGACGAGCGCGGTGACGAGCTCACCGACGAGATCGCCACCACCCTGCGAGTGTGGTCGGCGATCTACGGGAAGCGAGGCATCGCAGCGGTTTTCGAGGCTGCCGGCGCGCGGGGCCTGCCCGCGCGGGTGCTCGGTCTGGTCGGCGGGGAGCGGGAGCTAACCGACCTGCGGCACGTCGCCGAGGCGCTGCATGCCGCCGGGCTCGAGGGCACCCGCGGCCTGCCGGGCCTGATCGGCTGGTTGCACGAGCAGTCGCAGCAGGACCGGCCGGCCAGCGGCGACGCCCGGGCCCGCCGGCTCGACAGCGACGCGCAGGCGGTGCAGCTGTCGACCATCCACGGCAGCAAGGGCCTGGAATATCCCGTGGTCTACCTGCCGTTCGCCGGCGACCGCAGTGTGCCCCGCAAGCTCAGCGTGCCGCTGCTGCACCAGCCGGCCGCCGGCGGCCCGTCGTCGCCGGTCCGCTCGCTCGACGTCGGCGGCGAGGACGCCGCGCTGGAGTCGCTGGCCCGGGCGGAGGACGCCGGCGAGTCGCTGCGGTTGTTCTACGTCGCAGTGACGCGCGCCAAGTCGCAGGTCGTCGCGTGGTGGCCGCGCGGCTCCACGGTGACCGCGTCCGCGTTGCACCGGTTGCTGCTCGATCGTCAACCGGCACAACGCGATCCGGATGGTCGTGTCGACGATGTGGTGGCGCTGCCCGACAGCGCGCACATGCGCCAGGTGCTCGACGCGTGGGCGCTCGCAGGCGGTCCGCGCTGGGAGCTGGCCGACGACCTCGTCGAGGAGCGGCTGCGATTGCCGGTCGAGAGCACCGAGCTGACCGTGCGCGACTTCACCCGCGAGATCGACACCGAGTGGCGACGCACGTCATACAGCGCGCTGAGCCGGGCGATCGACGACGTGCCGCTGGTGGAGGGCGTGGGCAGCGAGCCCGAGGTCGACGTGCTGGCCGACGAGCCGGAGATCGTGCTGCCGGACCGCGGCGGGCAGGCGGTGCCCGGTGCCGACCTCCCGTCGCCGATGGCCGACCTGCCGGTCGGCGCGACGTTCGGGTCGCTGGTGCACGCCGTGCTCGAGCTCGCCGACCCCGAGGCGGCCGACCTGCGGGCCGAGGTGGCCGCCCGGGTGCGCGAACAGCTGATCCGCTGGCCGGTCGATCTCGACCAGAGCGCCCTCGTCGAGGCGATCCTGCCGGTCTACGACACCCCCCTCGGTCCGCTCGCGCACGGGGAGACGCTGCGCACGATCGGGCGAAATCGGTTGGCAGAGCTTGATTTCGAGATCCCGCTCGTCGGTGGGGACGACCGGGACCGGCTCGCCGAGCGGGTCACCCTCGGCGAGATCGCGGCCATCCTGCGCCGCCACCTTCCGCCCGGCGACCCGCTGCTGCCCTATGCCGACCTGCTCGACCACGAGGTCGTGGGCGGTCAGGTGCTGCGCGGCTACCTCACCGGGTCGATCGACGTCGTCCTGCGGTTCGGCGACCGCTACCTGGTCGCCGACTACAAGACCAACTGGCTCGGCCCGGCCGACCAGCCGCTGCTGCTCGGCGCCTACGGTCCC